The Acetivibrio cellulolyticus CD2 genome has a segment encoding these proteins:
- the lepA gene encoding translation elongation factor 4: MASERQKKIRNFCIIAHIDHGKSTLADRMLEETGVLTKREMEDQILDNMDIERERGITIKSQAVRMVHKAEDGEEYILNLIDTPGHVDFNYEVSRSLAACEGAILVVDAAQGIEAQTLANVYLALEHDLEILPVINKIDLPSAQPEHVKKEIEDVIGLDASGAPLISAKSGLNIREVLEKVVKVVPCPEGDEEEPLRALIFDSYYDSYKGVIVYTRVKEGKVKVGDEIRMMYTKKDFMVTEVGYFRPGALTPCAELKAGDVGYIAASIKNVKDTRVGDTVTLSENPAKEPLPGYKKVNPMVFCGIYPADGSKYGDLRDALEKLQLNDASLTFEPESSVALGFGFRCGFLGLLHMEIIQERLEREYDFDLVTTAPSVIYKVTKTDGEQFSIDNPTNLPPTAEIEFMEEPVVKATIMSPTEFVGNIMELSQERRGVYKDMSYIDEGRVMLTYEMPLNEIIYDFFDALKSRTKGYASLDYELLGYRKSDLVKLDIFLNGEIVDALSFIVHSEKAYSRGRRIAEKLKDTIHKQQFEIPIQACIGGKIIARETVKAYRKDVLAKCYGGDITRKKKLLEKQKEGKKRMRQVGSVEVPQEAFMSVLKLDS; encoded by the coding sequence ATGGCAAGTGAAAGACAAAAGAAAATTAGAAACTTTTGCATAATTGCGCATATAGACCACGGTAAATCTACTCTAGCAGATAGAATGCTTGAGGAAACCGGGGTGCTTACAAAACGAGAAATGGAAGACCAGATTCTGGACAATATGGATATTGAACGTGAGCGTGGTATTACTATAAAGTCTCAGGCTGTAAGAATGGTTCATAAAGCTGAAGATGGAGAGGAATATATACTCAACCTTATAGACACACCGGGGCATGTCGATTTTAACTATGAGGTCTCACGAAGTCTTGCTGCCTGTGAAGGTGCAATACTGGTTGTTGACGCTGCACAGGGAATAGAAGCTCAGACCTTGGCCAATGTATATCTTGCTCTTGAACACGATCTTGAAATACTGCCTGTTATTAATAAAATTGACCTGCCCAGTGCACAGCCGGAGCATGTCAAAAAAGAAATAGAGGATGTCATTGGGCTTGATGCAAGTGGGGCTCCATTGATTTCCGCCAAAAGCGGACTCAATATAAGAGAGGTTCTGGAAAAGGTAGTTAAGGTTGTTCCATGCCCGGAAGGGGATGAAGAAGAGCCTTTGCGTGCGCTTATATTTGACTCTTATTATGACAGCTATAAGGGTGTTATTGTTTATACAAGGGTTAAGGAAGGCAAGGTAAAGGTTGGCGATGAAATCCGGATGATGTATACCAAAAAGGATTTTATGGTTACAGAAGTAGGATATTTCAGACCAGGTGCATTGACGCCTTGTGCTGAACTTAAAGCAGGTGACGTTGGCTATATTGCTGCAAGTATCAAAAACGTAAAAGACACAAGGGTGGGGGATACCGTTACTTTATCGGAGAATCCTGCGAAAGAGCCACTTCCAGGGTATAAGAAGGTAAATCCGATGGTGTTCTGTGGGATTTATCCTGCTGATGGTTCTAAGTACGGTGATTTAAGGGATGCGCTTGAGAAGCTTCAATTAAATGATGCTTCATTGACGTTTGAGCCGGAATCTTCTGTAGCTTTGGGATTTGGTTTCAGGTGTGGTTTCTTAGGACTTCTTCATATGGAAATAATTCAGGAGCGTCTTGAAAGAGAATATGATTTTGATCTTGTTACTACTGCGCCTAGCGTTATATACAAGGTGACAAAGACTGATGGTGAGCAGTTCTCAATAGATAACCCGACTAATTTGCCGCCAACAGCTGAAATTGAATTCATGGAGGAGCCTGTTGTTAAAGCTACTATTATGTCTCCTACTGAATTTGTTGGTAACATAATGGAATTGTCTCAGGAACGCCGTGGAGTATATAAAGATATGAGTTATATTGATGAAGGCAGGGTAATGCTGACTTATGAAATGCCTTTGAATGAAATCATATATGACTTTTTTGATGCATTAAAATCGAGAACAAAGGGATATGCTTCTTTGGACTACGAGCTTTTAGGATACAGAAAATCAGACCTTGTCAAGCTTGATATATTCTTAAATGGTGAAATAGTCGATGCTCTTTCGTTTATAGTTCATAGCGAGAAGGCATATTCAAGGGGAAGAAGAATAGCTGAAAAGCTTAAGGATACCATCCATAAACAGCAGTTTGAAATACCGATACAGGCTTGTATCGGAGGTAAAATAATTGCCAGAGAGACTGTAAAAGCATATAGAAAAGACGTTTTGGCCAAGTGTTA
- a CDS encoding HAF repeat-containing protein, producing MISKKNKNVNTSIRLLTKLMLIFTAIILFQLAAMSVYAESEMKYLGTIDKDKTTIYSANSKGQVVGSYITNGTEVRAFLWEKGVFKDLGTLGGTYTKAYAMNDKDQVVGVSKTKENKYHAFLWENGVMKDMGTLGGNDVEPTAINNKGQVVGVSETKENEYHAFLWEKGVMKDLGTLGGNYTKATAINDKGQVIGYLFTKDAKERHAFLWENGAMKDLGTLGSCSLGTDINEKGQIVGFSDTKKDNKWHIILWEDGVTKDLITLENSTSHSGINYIYDDNIYVRINENGMVLAYESWRETVLWKEGAVKKIDFGVITSAFDVNPYDVNDDGGIIGVLEGKNASTSAFIWKDTKPFTVQTMIPTNQDIGKTERELTVKVNGSEVVFPDAKPYIDKSSNRTLIPIRFVSEKLGAQVTWDGSLKVIGIKKEDIDIKMKIGDSFAVVNGEEIQLDVPAVITSGRTSVPLRFISEVLEAKVEWEPENMTVSILAMVTKFDEKLLTELKSIYNSYMESYKTGDIESAKGYVSERYYAIVKNYLLATGETKMPENQLLSDIKDIEGAIRCGVFENGPTIGIVYKKPSKAEDKITFVFLRFVKEDSGWKYDYTLVEDRYGYNETDKFTAKDITGDMLDGKVITDVPAINNVEIPKSYLSIGFHNSCFVSVSINNEEPVIGAYLGLIMDGLKKGENTVDILIIPDDKDNNPSLPEIEIYYLDESNAKKVVYSNKGVEKTGNTSQTFIVKP from the coding sequence ATGATTTCAAAGAAAAATAAAAATGTAAATACTAGCATTAGATTATTAACAAAACTAATGTTAATATTTACAGCGATTATTTTATTTCAGTTAGCTGCCATGTCTGTATATGCAGAATCTGAAATGAAGTATTTAGGCACTATTGATAAAGACAAAACAACCATTTATAGTGCTAATAGTAAGGGGCAAGTTGTAGGTAGTTATATTACAAATGGTACCGAAGTACGCGCATTTTTATGGGAAAAGGGAGTTTTTAAGGATTTAGGTACCCTTGGTGGAACTTATACAAAGGCTTATGCAATGAATGATAAAGATCAAGTAGTGGGTGTTTCTAAGACTAAAGAGAACAAATACCATGCGTTTTTATGGGAAAATGGAGTCATGAAGGATATGGGTACTTTGGGTGGAAATGATGTAGAGCCCACTGCAATAAATAATAAAGGCCAAGTGGTGGGTGTTTCTGAGACTAAAGAGAACGAATACCATGCGTTTTTATGGGAAAAGGGAGTTATGAAAGATTTGGGTACTCTCGGCGGAAATTATACAAAGGCTACTGCAATAAACGATAAAGGTCAAGTTATAGGCTACTTATTTACTAAAGATGCAAAAGAAAGACATGCGTTTTTATGGGAGAATGGTGCTATGAAGGATTTGGGCACTCTTGGGAGTTGCTCGTTGGGCACTGATATAAATGAAAAGGGTCAAATTGTCGGATTTTCTGATACTAAAAAAGATAATAAATGGCACATTATTTTATGGGAAGATGGTGTTACTAAGGACTTAATAACCCTTGAAAATTCTACGAGCCATTCTGGTATCAATTATATTTACGATGATAATATATATGTTCGTATAAATGAGAATGGTATGGTATTGGCTTATGAGAGTTGGCGGGAAACAGTTTTATGGAAAGAAGGTGCTGTTAAGAAAATCGATTTTGGTGTCATTACTAGTGCTTTTGACGTAAACCCTTACGATGTGAATGATGATGGGGGAATTATAGGTGTTTTGGAAGGGAAAAATGCATCTACAAGTGCTTTTATATGGAAAGATACCAAGCCGTTTACAGTACAAACTATGATTCCTACTAATCAAGATATAGGAAAAACTGAACGTGAATTAACTGTTAAGGTAAATGGAAGTGAAGTTGTTTTTCCTGATGCAAAGCCTTACATTGATAAATCAAGTAACAGAACACTAATACCTATCAGATTTGTAAGTGAAAAATTAGGAGCACAAGTGACTTGGGACGGGTCTCTAAAAGTTATTGGGATTAAAAAAGAAGATATAGATATAAAAATGAAAATTGGAGATTCATTTGCTGTTGTTAATGGAGAAGAAATCCAGCTTGATGTACCTGCAGTAATTACATCTGGAAGAACGAGTGTACCTTTGAGATTTATATCCGAAGTATTAGAAGCTAAAGTTGAATGGGAACCAGAAAATATGACAGTTTCTATTTTAGCCATGGTTACAAAATTTGATGAAAAGCTTCTAACAGAGTTGAAGTCCATTTACAATAGTTATATGGAGTCATATAAAACGGGAGACATTGAAAGTGCTAAAGGATATGTGTCTGAACGTTATTATGCTATAGTTAAAAATTATCTTTTAGCTACAGGGGAAACTAAAATGCCAGAAAATCAGTTGTTAAGTGATATAAAAGATATTGAGGGTGCTATTCGATGTGGTGTGTTTGAAAATGGTCCTACAATAGGTATAGTTTACAAAAAGCCTTCAAAAGCAGAGGATAAGATTACGTTTGTTTTTTTGAGATTTGTGAAAGAAGATAGTGGTTGGAAATATGATTATACCTTAGTAGAGGATAGATACGGTTATAACGAAACGGACAAGTTTACAGCTAAGGATATCACTGGTGACATGCTTGATGGCAAGGTAATAACTGATGTACCTGCTATAAATAATGTTGAAATACCAAAATCGTATTTATCAATAGGTTTTCATAATAGCTGTTTCGTTTCTGTATCTATTAATAATGAAGAGCCAGTTATAGGAGCATACTTGGGGTTAATAATGGATGGGTTAAAAAAAGGTGAGAATACTGTGGATATACTAATAATTCCAGATGATAAAGATAATAACCCTTCCTTGCCGGAGATAGAAATATATTATTTGGATGAGAGCAATGCGAAAAAAGTAGTTTATAGCAATAAAGGTGTAGAAAAAACAGGAAATACCTCACAGACATTCATAGTAAAGCCATAA
- a CDS encoding SMI1/KNR4 family protein yields MKSIEWKRPDKPINREDIAKVEQIFGASFPEDYVNCIQLYHGGKAKPNGVDLNGNVRVFAKLLSFLDDSFYNIVNTYINNKDRFMDGIYPFAIDPGGNYFCFDFRKDKNNPTIVFWNHEIAVNASDYDPEDLKRFSLEEAQERAMEKVCNSFSELLGMLHD; encoded by the coding sequence ATGAAATCAATAGAATGGAAAAGGCCAGATAAGCCTATAAATCGTGAGGATATTGCAAAAGTGGAGCAAATATTTGGTGCTAGTTTTCCTGAAGATTATGTTAATTGTATACAACTATATCATGGGGGGAAAGCGAAACCTAATGGTGTAGATCTTAATGGTAATGTTAGAGTATTTGCCAAGTTGTTATCATTTTTGGATGATTCTTTTTATAACATCGTTAATACATATATTAATAACAAAGATAGATTCATGGATGGAATTTACCCGTTTGCTATTGATCCTGGTGGAAATTATTTCTGTTTCGATTTTAGGAAAGACAAAAATAATCCGACAATTGTATTTTGGAATCATGAGATAGCAGTAAATGCTAGCGACTACGATCCAGAAGATTTAAAACGGTTTAGTCTTGAAGAAGCTCAAGAAAGAGCAATGGAGAAGGTTTGTAATAGTTTTTCAGAATTGCTTGGTATGTTACACGATTAA
- a CDS encoding HNH endonuclease, translated as MQCFLLYINIDAEKVIKNSQGLTWHHHQVTGRTQLVPTSIHRTGHLDGNAIWGGGIR; from the coding sequence TTGCAGTGTTTTTTATTATATATAAATATTGATGCAGAAAAAGTAATTAAAAATTCACAGGGTCTTACATGGCATCATCATCAAGTTACAGGCAGAACGCAATTAGTTCCAACATCAATTCATAGAACAGGTCATTTAGATGGAAATGCAATCTGGGGAGGAGGAATAAGATAA
- a CDS encoding glycerophosphodiester phosphodiesterase family protein: MKKIVSAILLTLMILQGIGFNYTAVYGNDRYVLFEENFDGLSDGSIPQGWISKEGTKLSTVGVKNGAFEIDARANTDNPTRILLPEYLGKFGNYMIEADITNLASNDKEVWNSLMFRIQNNDYPYYQMKVRKNTSESNGVEFAERNSLNACNVIKRTFFYEDLSGVKAYHYTVKAYDNKIQGWINNVPLIDIDTDGSYSTGGIGFQANGSAIRIDNIKITLLETPLTTLTKPEDSYTRVREAETKIVMAPSIITEIKNKKELRELISNGQAATAILTINKNLEVLANGTDYVFGTVSSMYELMKSKVIPAFRVSDSDSAKAISDYLKSNSIEDVFVISKKPELVKQARENYAFIRGIVEFDNVPSDTDINGLMLIRNITNSNISKIAVIPTEAATKSNIQYLQQRLITVWTKETIKNSDSEQKLITFHEMITAGSNGIVTNAPEKAMQALSIYNHDTTIVRTPFLIGHRGVPDLAPENTIEGSELAFKLGADMVENDIQLTKVGADGKQHLVIMHDDTIDRTTNGTGEIEGKTLEEIETYFVNKQFPNEYPSARIPTLDQYFQKFTGRDQVIFVEVKSDDPVTIDRYTELTKTMGADEHLVTISFKRDQLKRTKDQMPEMSIGYLCYGAANGDIYGSLRNDLWQVQKTNSSLMANYYGIDSKFLEASKHRGMNIWLWTFSDKASIKKYFKMGVCGMTTNCAQVFSDWAVDITTNQSRISMKKGEEKLLRANIKTYKGEAKEVVPDVVVLSGNNNIEVNGNSIKAKKSGVAFVMLRYTARLSDAEGDTYDIYTRPVRIQVGEDSVFRTGV, from the coding sequence ATGAAAAAAATTGTTTCTGCTATTTTATTGACGCTTATGATATTACAGGGTATTGGATTTAATTATACAGCAGTTTATGGCAATGATAGGTATGTATTGTTTGAAGAGAATTTTGATGGTTTATCTGATGGAAGTATACCGCAGGGCTGGATAAGCAAAGAAGGAACCAAGTTGTCAACGGTTGGAGTAAAAAACGGTGCATTTGAAATTGATGCAAGAGCAAATACTGATAATCCAACCAGGATACTTTTGCCTGAGTATTTGGGCAAATTTGGTAATTATATGATTGAAGCCGATATAACTAATTTAGCTTCAAATGATAAAGAGGTATGGAATTCATTAATGTTTAGAATCCAAAACAATGACTATCCGTACTACCAAATGAAAGTGAGAAAGAATACGTCCGAGTCAAACGGAGTTGAATTTGCGGAACGGAATTCGTTAAATGCCTGTAATGTAATAAAACGAACTTTCTTCTATGAAGATTTAAGTGGAGTAAAAGCGTATCATTATACTGTGAAGGCTTATGATAATAAAATACAAGGATGGATCAATAATGTACCATTAATTGATATAGATACGGATGGTTCTTATAGTACAGGTGGAATTGGATTTCAGGCTAATGGAAGTGCAATTAGAATTGACAATATTAAAATAACCTTATTGGAAACACCACTTACTACACTGACAAAGCCGGAAGACAGCTATACCAGAGTTAGAGAAGCTGAAACCAAAATAGTTATGGCACCGTCAATAATTACAGAAATAAAAAATAAAAAGGAATTAAGAGAGTTAATATCTAATGGACAAGCTGCAACTGCTATTCTTACAATTAATAAAAACCTTGAAGTTCTAGCAAATGGTACTGACTATGTTTTTGGAACAGTAAGTTCTATGTATGAATTAATGAAATCGAAAGTAATTCCTGCATTTAGAGTGAGTGATTCAGACTCTGCAAAGGCAATTTCTGATTATTTGAAAAGTAATTCAATAGAAGACGTTTTTGTCATTTCGAAGAAGCCGGAACTTGTTAAACAAGCCAGGGAAAACTATGCCTTTATAAGAGGGATTGTTGAATTTGATAATGTGCCCTCAGATACAGATATAAATGGATTGATGCTTATAAGAAACATTACAAACAGTAATATTTCAAAAATTGCAGTTATTCCTACAGAAGCTGCAACAAAAAGCAATATTCAATACCTCCAGCAAAGATTAATTACTGTATGGACAAAAGAAACAATAAAAAACAGTGATTCTGAGCAAAAGCTTATTACATTTCATGAGATGATTACAGCGGGATCAAACGGTATTGTAACAAATGCACCGGAAAAGGCCATGCAAGCATTATCAATCTATAACCATGATACAACGATTGTAAGAACCCCATTTTTAATTGGGCACAGAGGGGTTCCGGATCTTGCGCCGGAAAATACCATAGAAGGCAGTGAGCTTGCTTTTAAGCTTGGAGCTGACATGGTTGAAAACGATATCCAGCTTACAAAGGTTGGAGCGGATGGAAAACAGCATTTGGTAATCATGCATGATGATACTATTGATCGTACTACCAATGGGACTGGAGAAATTGAGGGAAAGACTTTGGAGGAAATCGAGACCTATTTTGTCAATAAACAGTTCCCGAATGAATATCCATCGGCAAGGATCCCTACACTGGACCAGTATTTTCAAAAGTTCACAGGCAGAGATCAGGTGATTTTTGTAGAGGTTAAAAGTGATGATCCTGTAACTATTGATCGTTATACAGAATTGACAAAAACAATGGGGGCTGACGAACATTTAGTGACTATTTCTTTTAAAAGAGATCAGTTGAAAAGGACAAAGGATCAAATGCCTGAAATGTCAATTGGTTACCTTTGCTATGGAGCTGCTAATGGAGATATTTATGGTTCACTTCGTAATGATTTGTGGCAAGTTCAGAAAACAAATTCCAGCTTGATGGCCAATTATTATGGAATTGACAGTAAGTTTTTGGAGGCAAGCAAACATAGAGGAATGAACATCTGGCTTTGGACTTTTTCTGATAAGGCTTCAATTAAAAAATACTTTAAAATGGGTGTTTGCGGTATGACAACAAATTGCGCTCAGGTGTTTTCTGATTGGGCTGTCGATATTACTACAAATCAAAGCCGTATTTCTATGAAGAAAGGTGAAGAAAAATTACTTAGGGCCAATATAAAAACGTATAAAGGAGAGGCTAAAGAAGTTGTGCCTGATGTTGTGGTGCTCAGCGGTAACAATAATATTGAAGTAAATGGTAATAGCATTAAAGCAAAAAAGTCCGGCGTTGCTTTTGTAATGCTACGTTATACTGCAAGACTTTCAGATGCCGAAGGGGATACTTATGATATTTATACAAGGCCTGTAAGAATACAGGTTGGGGAGGATTCTGTTTTTCGGACTGGTGTTTAA
- the spoIIP gene encoding stage II sporulation protein P, whose protein sequence is MKKRYKYKKVRMIMITALKIMIVMVAAFLAIKIGVRAGNFVYSSDNAIIASVDVENYRSALKNSLPIIDTIYNSGTSSNSLSGQLKGIMSDIFHFDLNSPITILNAQSSLFDNYFNNDYQKLLAQRNTTDKTQFNFSEIAKEDDKEEQKEQQYADPVISSIYIDESEESKLTDDDAVSYGKIAITNETKYKIDIEDIMKEPLKLNFNKKGPQVLIYHTHTTESYLKDISQLYKKGVANRNSDTRWNVVRVGEELAQVLRKQYGIEVIHNATVHDYSGTSGAYGRSLNTATNILKSYPSIKMVIDLHRDGLKNKKLRVATEVNGKKAAKVMFVMGTNATGLNHPNWKQNLKLAITLQQKLNEKYPGLTRPIFISPNRFNQHLANGSMIIEVGGDGNTMSECLESMKYVAEVINEVVNNK, encoded by the coding sequence ATGAAAAAGAGGTATAAGTACAAAAAAGTAAGAATGATAATGATTACAGCACTAAAGATAATGATAGTAATGGTTGCAGCTTTTCTGGCGATTAAGATAGGCGTAAGGGCAGGAAACTTTGTTTATAGTTCCGATAACGCCATTATTGCAAGCGTTGATGTTGAAAACTACAGATCCGCTTTGAAAAATTCACTTCCTATCATAGACACGATATATAACAGCGGAACATCAAGCAATTCATTATCAGGCCAGTTAAAAGGAATTATGAGTGACATATTTCATTTTGATTTAAACAGCCCTATAACAATTCTAAACGCACAATCCTCCTTATTTGATAATTATTTTAACAATGACTATCAGAAACTTTTAGCGCAAAGAAACACCACTGATAAGACGCAATTTAATTTTTCAGAAATTGCAAAAGAAGATGATAAAGAAGAGCAAAAAGAACAGCAATATGCCGATCCTGTAATAAGCAGCATATACATAGATGAATCAGAAGAAAGTAAGCTTACTGATGACGATGCGGTTTCATATGGAAAAATTGCTATAACAAATGAGACTAAATATAAAATAGACATTGAAGATATTATGAAAGAGCCTCTTAAATTGAATTTCAATAAGAAGGGACCACAGGTGCTTATTTATCACACACATACAACTGAAAGCTATCTGAAAGATATTAGTCAGCTCTATAAGAAAGGTGTTGCAAACAGGAATAGTGATACAAGGTGGAATGTTGTAAGAGTGGGGGAAGAACTTGCACAGGTTTTAAGGAAGCAGTATGGTATTGAGGTAATACACAATGCCACTGTACATGATTATTCAGGAACTTCAGGTGCTTATGGCAGATCACTTAATACTGCAACCAACATATTAAAGAGCTATCCATCGATAAAAATGGTAATTGATCTTCATAGAGATGGTCTTAAAAATAAGAAACTGAGAGTAGCAACCGAGGTAAACGGTAAGAAGGCTGCAAAAGTGATGTTTGTAATGGGTACAAATGCAACAGGACTCAACCATCCTAATTGGAAGCAAAATCTGAAACTTGCCATAACGCTTCAGCAAAAATTAAATGAAAAATATCCTGGACTAACAAGACCTATATTTATCAGCCCAAATAGGTTCAACCAGCATCTGGCAAATGGGTCGATGATTATTGAAGTTGGAGGAGATGGAAATACGATGAGTGAGTGTCTTGAAAGTATGAAATATGTGGCAGAGGTTATAAATGAAGTTGTAAATAATAAATAA